TTAAAAAAGATGTTTTTAGCAAGAATTTTTTTAGGAGCCCCTGGCGATAACAAATTTTGATAAGTTACCTCGAATTTATTATCTGTTCTTAACTTTATTTCTGTAACTTGGGAAGAAAGACATAATTCACTATTGGAATTATTAATAATCTTATTGCTAATAAATCTCCCTATATCAGAAAGAAAATCACCTACTAATGGCAAAGGGGGAGCAGTTAATTCATATTCTTTTAGTTTAGAATATGAACTTTTTTTATTTATAAACTTAAATAAATCACTATCGCAATTTTTGAAAATTTCAAAAAACACACTTCCTATTGAGTTAGCGGTTATTTTATACTCACCTAAAGCTCCTAACCCTACATTTAAACTTTTATCAATTGCAATAACACCTTTATTTAATAAAGAATCTAATTTATTTTCCTCTTCTAAATAGACTAACGGAGAAATATTTGCAGGTCCTGTTCCACAGATTGCTAGATGATATTCTGGTATCATTTATTTACCCTCCACTATTTCAATGCTTGAGTTAAAATAATCGATTATTTCTTCCAAATGCTTCTCTACTTCAATTGTGTTCTGTCCAGTAACAATGGCGTCAAAAAGTCTATCCATTGCTGAAGAAGCATTTTCAAGGATTTGGTTATTTTTATAATGCAAATTGTAATCTACAACCCAATTAAGTTTTGGAAGATTTTTAATATTTTTCACTACACCTTGTCTAGGGGGTATTAAAACCCATCCTCCCATTTTCGTGTTGGTGTGTTTACATCTATTTTCACTTCCACATAGAATTCTAAAATATTCACTAATAATGTCATAATGACAAACTTTTTTAATCGTAGGATAAATTTTAGCTCCACCAATTCTGCAAGCTATTTCATTTACCAAAATACTACCGTTAACGTCTACAAAAATTTCTGCATGGAAAATACATGTTTCGTTTTCACCCAAGGTTTGTAGACTTTTCAGTACAATTTCATTTATAGATTCTCTATAAATATCTTTTTCATCTACTAAAGTACTTACTAGGGGTTTATTTTCTTTAAATCCTAAACAAGAAGTTAGATATTTTGATACAAAAGTTGAAATTAGCTGATGTTGATGATATATACCATCAACATGATATAATTCGCCTTCGATTAATGATTCCACTAAAAAATTAGAACCTAAATTAGATAAAAAATCATTAGATTTCTCTAAAAATCGGTTTAATTCTGATTCATTGGTTATAACAGTAACACCTCTTGATCCTGCATCTCTTCGTGGCTTAATTACAATTTTATAATCATTTTCATCTGCAAACTGCATAATATCAGTTATGCCATAAACCGGTTTATAATTAGCAACTGGGACTTTTGATTGTATTAATTTATTTTTCATTGCTACCTTATCACGAAATTCCCAAGTTTGAATTTCATTTAAACCTTTTACTCCAATAAAGCTTCTAAGCTTTCCAGCTCTTAGTACATCCTTTTCTGAAAGAGCAACAATTTCATCAATTTGTATATGCTTACTCAATTCAATAACATCCAAAATAATTTTTTCATTATTATCATAATCATTATAAAAATTCAGTTCTTTATAATAAGATACATTTTTATATAATTGATAATTAGAAAACACATAAAGGTTACAATCATCATTAACCCATTTATAATATGTTATATGCTCTAATGGGAATCTATTTAATATTACGATATTCCTCAAAATTCACACCCTCTTATATCCAATTCAGAGAAAAACTGTTCTATATTTTCTTCGTTTGTCTTGACGGAATTTGCAATTGATATTGCATGCACAACTCTATCCTTATTTGAGATATTTATCTCAAATTTTTCATCCAAATTTTTATAAAACTTATATTCAATAATTGATGGATAATTGTTTATTTCTAGTTTTTTATAATCAGTAACTACCCCATCTTTTTTGGCTACTTTAAAACGAATTGAAGCAAATAAATCTGTAGAAGGAAGATATATTTCTCTTTTATAACCTAGTAATGATAATAAATATTCTTCAACAATATCTATTCCATATACTTGTCTAATTAATTCTGGAATTCTTCCTCCAGCAACACGAGGATTTGCCTCAATGAAATGAACTCCAGTGTCATTAACTTTTAGTTCAATATGTAGCACACCAAAGGTATAGTTAGAAATTTTTAGAAATTGGTTAACTTTGTTTTCAATCAACATTTTCTTTTTATCTGTCAGATTAGCTGGAAGATCGTGACCTATTTCGATAAAATTCTCAGTATATTTTTGAACAATAGAAATAATTTTTCCATTTAAAACTTCAACTGAATATTCAATTCCTTCTATATATTCTTCAATTAAAATTTCATCATGAACCTTTTGACCTGTATATTCCCCAATAGATAAAATTTCATCTATTGCTTTCAGTAACATATTTTTATCTGTACATTTTCTAACAAATGCACTACCAGTTAAGTTAACTGGTTTAACAACGACAGGATAATCTAAAGTGTCCTTTAAAAAAGGCTCGTCCCCATAATTAAAAATCTGATATTCAACATTATTTAAATTATGCTCACTTAAATATCTTCTAAAATCAGATTTACGACGTAATATTGAAATTATTTCATTATTCGGAGTATTTAACCCTAATAATTTTGCAGCTTTGGCAGCATATTCGGTAGAGTATTCATATAGGGATAATACAGCCTGTAAATCATAATCATTTTTAATGATTTTACATTGCTTTATTACTTCTTCGATATCATAAGAATTTACCTGTCTAATATCAACATTCTCTCTATAAAAATCTTCTAGTACCCAATCTGGTTGTAGATCTATGTTTGCTATAAATATAACAGGATGTATACCATGTTTCTTACAGGCTTTAACAAAATCCATCCCTGCTCCTGTTCTTGGTGTTTCAATTAACACTGCAGCTTTCATCTAAACTCCCTCTTCCGTTTTAAGAAATAGATATCACAGGGAAATCATATAATTGAGCCGTTAAGACTTTATTTGTGACTTTTCTCCATTCCTCTTCATCAAATTCTTCTAATATTTTTAATGGAACATCTAAATTTAGCACTCTAAAAGGGAAGTTAAATTTTGAGATTCCAGGTGGCATCAAGTTTCCTTTAAATGCATTTTCTACAATTACATCTAATGAGATACCATCATATTTGATCCAATTATTTTTTGATGGCATAGTCCGTTTTCTTGAAAAATTATCAGTTCCATAGGAATTGTATATCTCCAAAATATATTTATACATATCAAGGGCGTTACAATTTTTGCATGCTTCTAAATCCATAATCTTCTGATTTTTAATCTTATACGTTCCCATATAACCATGTTCTTCTTTGTCATTAGAATTAAGTATATTTCTTGGATTCCATGTGCTTTTTTTAATATCGTGATACCAGTAATCTAAAACAAAGTTATTTTTGTTCACAATCTGGATAGGAGCATATTTAAGTCCCAGTGCTTTTAAAGTTTCAAGTCTATGGTGCCCATCCAATACTAAATAGTAATTATCGACCTCAATACAAGGGATTGGATGTTTGATATGCTTACTCTTTTCAATACTTGCCGATAATTTCTTTATTCTCATTGGTTCTATTTTTTCATGTGGAATAAGCTTATCAATATCGATTAGAGCAAGTTCTATCCCAAAGTCACTTTTACAAATTTTTCTATAAGTTTGATTAAAAATATTATATAAATCCATAATTCTACTCCTCATATATTAGTGTTAAAAACACTATTCCAGTCTAAATACCTTTATATATGATAATTTGATAAACGAATTACTTATCTCGTTTCATAGTTCACTATTTCCCAATATCTGGTACTAAAGAACTTTTAATCCTCTTTAAAGTAAGACCAGGATTCTCTGTGTTAAATATCCCCGTACCGATAACAGCAGCGTGAATTCCACAATTAAACACTTCTCGTATGTTATGTTCCTTTATGCCGCCATCAACCATAACTTCTATATTATGCATCTGTCGGCAGTTGAGATTTTGAACCAATCTCGCTGCCTTTTGTAAACAAGAGTTGATTATGGGTTGCGCGGCGAGTCCAGGGTTAATAGTCATTATTAAAATTTGATCGATGTCGTCCCATAATTCATCCAATAAAGATAACGGAGTTCCTGGATTCAAAGCCACTCCTGCCCGAACACCCTTAGCCTTTATCTTCTTGATGCATTTCAATATATCTGGCGTTGATTCGATGTGTACAGTAAGTGAGTGTATCCCCAAATCTAAGAAGCTATCCATATGATCAAATGGGTTGTCACTCATTAAATGAATATCTACCGCTGTTTTAGTATTATTTACTAACTGTTCAACAAACTCCGTCCCTAGGGTGAATCCAGGAACAAAATGTCCATCCATAATATCAACATGATAGTAATCAGCCCCGTATTTATCCAATTGTTTGATTTGCTCTTTCAGGTTGAAAAAATTAGCACACATGATAGATGGTCCAATCTTCGTCATGGTAACCCCTCCTTAAATGTTCATTAGTACAAGTTAAGTTAGTTAAAAGTACAAAAGTTGGCGTTCATTTATTACTAAGGTAGTATTCCTATGGGCATTAAAAGTCAATCTAATTAACGATAGTAAAACACAGAGCATAGAAAATAATCCAATATGCAATTTGCGGAAGGTAAGTTAAGACGAATTATTGGGGTTCAATCCTTATAAATAAATTAATTGTCTTTGACCATTTCTAGAATAGAGACTTCGCCACGTTTCCCGGGTCCACTAGATATTTCTTTAATAAGATTAAAAGCAGCCCATTCTGGATGAATTGCTCCTTTCTTTCCCATTGGAGTGTTTGTTAAATCAGTTAATAATTTTTTAAAACGAGCTACAGTAAATTGAACATTAGGATACTCAATTGCAGATGTTCGTACTAGTCCTTCAATTGCACTTTTTGCCGCTACATAATGTGGCCAAACTGCCGTAGCTTCTCGTACTGCTGAAGAAGATATAAAGACTTGCTTACCATCAGATTGAGAAAGTAGAGGCATGAAAACTGCCATAGGAGTGCTAGCCATAGATATACTCTTAATTAAAAAGTTATGAATACGTTGTAAAGCAGTTGGTTCAATCCATAAAGGTAGTAAAGGCGGGGTAGCATTCAGAATTAAAAAATCTAGTTTCCCATAGTCTTCTATTAACTGATTTTTCAGTCTTTCGCAGTAGCTAATATCACTTATATCACCCGGTACAAGAACAATAGATCCCTTATAAGTACTAAATGAGTCTCTTAAATATTCCGCTTCCTTATGGCTCCTATGATAGTTAACTAATACAGTGCAACCTTGCATAACGAGTGCTTTTACAATAGCAGCTCCTAATCCTCGACTTGCACCTGTTACAAGGGCAACCTTCCCTTTTAAGAAATCAGTGGTATAGGAATTGTCTGTTACAGAATGATTTGTTAATAAGGACGCTTTCTCCCTTACAAATGATGTTAACTTTATAGAAGCATATTGCTTTTCTTTAATCGCTATGCTCCCTCCAACCTTCAATAACTTAAATCTTTTATCATAATTTTCCGAATACACATTGTAAGAAAATCCTGTATCCCAGCTATGCTCCAAATCATTGAACTCTATTTTAAGTTGAGAGAAAAGAGCTTCTTTACCAGGTATTTCCATTCCGGTGAGGTAGCTACAACACATTAAAGCCGAATATTGCCTCACAGATATTCCTTTATCCATTAAATCATATTGCTTTTCAAGTTTCTTAAAGGCTTCAAAGGACGGTGTGTAGTTGCCTTTGATGTTTATCTCATTTCCAAGTTCAGATGGGTCAATTATTGCTGGTTCACGTCTAGTTGATTCCCTATATTCAGAAGAATCAATCATCTTTCGCAAAGGTATTTCATTAATGCCTGCCTCTTTATACTCTATTGACAATTTTAATAATTGTTGGGAACCATCAACTACACTAATACTAACAAAGCGCGAATTCTTCTCTTGAATCTCTACTCGGTAATCTACGTCTAAAAATATTGGTCCAAAGAATTCCATGGAAATATCACTAGCAATATAACTATACTTTTTAGGTAAATAGCTTATGCTAGCAATACCACATAGGACACCAAATACTACAGGCTGCCCAAAAGGAGTTTTTCTACAATAATTTTGAGATAAGTGTAAAGGATTCCGATCGTGACTCGCCTGACTAAAAAGTTTCAGATCATCCATCGAAAATCGTAAATAATTCTGGCCATCGGTCTTGTTCATGATTAAAAAGCTCCTTAATTATATCTATATGGCGTATGCCCAAAAGACTAATAAACTTACTTAATGATAGTAGATTATTTAATATATTCTAATAAAACATTCTCATCAAAAATTGAGACATGTTGTGGAAATTCTACAAACTGCTAATTTATATGCTAGATCGATGTAATATAATTGGAAATACCACTTATCTTTATAATTTACTAAGCAAGTTGATACTACTGTTAGTGAATATAAAAGAAAAAGATTTAAGTGGTACTCTTATCCCAATTCCTAGCGCTTTCAAATAACTTTCTTTCAAAATCCATTTTTATAAAACCATGGATTCTGTTTATC
This DNA window, taken from Lysinibacillus sp. FSL M8-0337, encodes the following:
- a CDS encoding ParB N-terminal domain-containing protein, whose product is MDLYNIFNQTYRKICKSDFGIELALIDIDKLIPHEKIEPMRIKKLSASIEKSKHIKHPIPCIEVDNYYLVLDGHHRLETLKALGLKYAPIQIVNKNNFVLDYWYHDIKKSTWNPRNILNSNDKEEHGYMGTYKIKNQKIMDLEACKNCNALDMYKYILEIYNSYGTDNFSRKRTMPSKNNWIKYDGISLDVIVENAFKGNLMPPGISKFNFPFRVLNLDVPLKILEEFDEEEWRKVTNKVLTAQLYDFPVISIS
- a CDS encoding SDR family NAD(P)-dependent oxidoreductase, whose translation is MNKTDGQNYLRFSMDDLKLFSQASHDRNPLHLSQNYCRKTPFGQPVVFGVLCGIASISYLPKKYSYIASDISMEFFGPIFLDVDYRVEIQEKNSRFVSISVVDGSQQLLKLSIEYKEAGINEIPLRKMIDSSEYRESTRREPAIIDPSELGNEINIKGNYTPSFEAFKKLEKQYDLMDKGISVRQYSALMCCSYLTGMEIPGKEALFSQLKIEFNDLEHSWDTGFSYNVYSENYDKRFKLLKVGGSIAIKEKQYASIKLTSFVREKASLLTNHSVTDNSYTTDFLKGKVALVTGASRGLGAAIVKALVMQGCTVLVNYHRSHKEAEYLRDSFSTYKGSIVLVPGDISDISYCERLKNQLIEDYGKLDFLILNATPPLLPLWIEPTALQRIHNFLIKSISMASTPMAVFMPLLSQSDGKQVFISSSAVREATAVWPHYVAAKSAIEGLVRTSAIEYPNVQFTVARFKKLLTDLTNTPMGKKGAIHPEWAAFNLIKEISSGPGKRGEVSILEMVKDN
- a CDS encoding ATP-grasp domain-containing protein, whose translation is MRNIVILNRFPLEHITYYKWVNDDCNLYVFSNYQLYKNVSYYKELNFYNDYDNNEKIILDVIELSKHIQIDEIVALSEKDVLRAGKLRSFIGVKGLNEIQTWEFRDKVAMKNKLIQSKVPVANYKPVYGITDIMQFADENDYKIVIKPRRDAGSRGVTVITNESELNRFLEKSNDFLSNLGSNFLVESLIEGELYHVDGIYHQHQLISTFVSKYLTSCLGFKENKPLVSTLVDEKDIYRESINEIVLKSLQTLGENETCIFHAEIFVDVNGSILVNEIACRIGGAKIYPTIKKVCHYDIISEYFRILCGSENRCKHTNTKMGGWVLIPPRQGVVKNIKNLPKLNWVVDYNLHYKNNQILENASSAMDRLFDAIVTGQNTIEVEKHLEEIIDYFNSSIEIVEGK
- a CDS encoding ATP-grasp domain-containing protein; protein product: MKAAVLIETPRTGAGMDFVKACKKHGIHPVIFIANIDLQPDWVLEDFYRENVDIRQVNSYDIEEVIKQCKIIKNDYDLQAVLSLYEYSTEYAAKAAKLLGLNTPNNEIISILRRKSDFRRYLSEHNLNNVEYQIFNYGDEPFLKDTLDYPVVVKPVNLTGSAFVRKCTDKNMLLKAIDEILSIGEYTGQKVHDEILIEEYIEGIEYSVEVLNGKIISIVQKYTENFIEIGHDLPANLTDKKKMLIENKVNQFLKISNYTFGVLHIELKVNDTGVHFIEANPRVAGGRIPELIRQVYGIDIVEEYLLSLLGYKREIYLPSTDLFASIRFKVAKKDGVVTDYKKLEINNYPSIIEYKFYKNLDEKFEINISNKDRVVHAISIANSVKTNEENIEQFFSELDIRGCEF
- a CDS encoding ribulose-phosphate 3-epimerase — its product is MTKIGPSIMCANFFNLKEQIKQLDKYGADYYHVDIMDGHFVPGFTLGTEFVEQLVNNTKTAVDIHLMSDNPFDHMDSFLDLGIHSLTVHIESTPDILKCIKKIKAKGVRAGVALNPGTPLSLLDELWDDIDQILIMTINPGLAAQPIINSCLQKAARLVQNLNCRQMHNIEVMVDGGIKEHNIREVFNCGIHAAVIGTGIFNTENPGLTLKRIKSSLVPDIGK